Proteins encoded within one genomic window of Ptiloglossa arizonensis isolate GNS036 chromosome 3, iyPtiAriz1_principal, whole genome shotgun sequence:
- the Col4a1 gene encoding collagen type IV alpha 1 isoform X4: protein MFPVGQKGEPGNDGVRGPRGPPGPQGKDGIQGPKGERGPYGVPGITGAKGDKGNMGLGFEGLKGDKGHKGEVGPPGMSDIHIPLTSSSEVAGLPGEKGNPGEKGDKGGDGPKGDDGLPGDHGIPGSPGPKGEKGLPGAPGIRGRDGFSGPPGPPGRKGDRGYDGLDGLSGHPGQKGEPGRDGPLGVPGLRGPPGPPGGGKGTPGPPGPKGPQGFPGPIGPRGTDGYPGDPGPRGPIGLIGGPGSSGIPGPEGVPGDKGSKGEPGIAGFPGPTGPRGFDGPPGPAGPRGLSGERGLSIVGPKGMDGAPGLDGEKGQKGERGYVGPRGYPCETPDGIPGSPGEAGSPGEPGNPGRDGVPGIPGEPGEKGEIGGRCQDCLPGIRGPKGDRGLDGTPGFIGPRGPPGERGFLGETGVDGLPGPIGPPGPPGKDGIPGAPGPQGEPGTPAEVPWDAIKLEKGDKGIRGKPGRIGPPGPQGPIGEKGAIGFEGFPGIKGIAGDRGFPGQDGISGRPGTPGRKGESGISVKGESGEPGRQGLRGDKGEPGLDGTKGEPGVCPPLNLTKGHKGNRGFPGERGIPGPPGRDGFKGDKGLQGFLGPPGIIGSIGAPGPVGPRGLPGPRGDKGNMGPMGFPGEPGREGPRGFPGAPAPKGDKGEPGISVKGSRGLAGPPGIPGERGLPGPPGKDGLVGSPGAPGFDGEKGDIGIPGITGLPGAPGEKGDTGIIGPVGPPGVAGTPGMDGNKGEPGLAGESGRAGLPGFPGVKGDRGEEGIDGPKGFPGRRGLPGAPGRHGVEGTIGIKGEKGEKGPPGFPGLHGMEGKPGRPGPPGPKGNEGPPGPIGLEGPIGNDGVKGDRGPVGLPGRKGDAGLVSEKGQKGEPGMPGVRGPPGSPGRDGFDGVKGEPGLPGIGKDGLPGLKGEPGMPGRNGLLGLQGQKGDTGVRGFTGPKGDIGRYGPPGEPGPPGMDGLPGEPGDTGPPGPRGFPGLDGEMGAPGHPGLDGVKGDRGPPGTFGLSGIPGSPGEKGDRGPPGPTIQVKGEKGEPGIPGENGIQGEKGERGLEGIAGYAGEKGDRGIEGPVGNPGPSGLPGFKGDKGQPGIEGPPGICSKGEKGLPGLPGKHGRKGLPGRPGEKGEQGLTGLPGHKGDRGPFGPIGPQGEKGDMGLMGIPGAPGRDGVSGRDGIPGSPGERGEKGDMGPLGQPGYLGQKGDIGFPGINGSDGIPGEKGERGWNGVNGSPGMPGEKGDRGYPGEIGLMGVAGYPGPKGEKGEDCIEPPMGPKGDRGYPGPTGMPGPPGEKGLPGREGVPGMIGLKGSQGLPGPPGAVGLPGLRGPPGTTGVTGPPGPVGIPGPSGEPGHSCEVAPDYLTGILLVKHSQSQSVPTCDAGHIKLWEGYSLLYTDGDERAHSQDLGSAGSCVRQFSTMPFLFCDVNNVCHYASRNDRSYWLTTNSPIPMNPVEEKSIEEHISRCVVCEVPANVLAVHSQALNIPDCPPDWTGLWIGYSFLMHTGAGSQGGGQSLSSPGSCLEDFRATPFIECNGGKGHCHYYSNEFSFWLATIEPWQQFQKPDKKTLKAGTLRSRISRCQVCIKNT, encoded by the exons ATGTTTCCTGTCGGTCAAAAAGGTGAACCAGGTAACGATGGTGTAAGAGGACCGCGGGGACCACCAGGTCCTCAAGGGAAAGACGGAATACAAGGGCCAAAAGGTGAACGCGGACCATAT GGTGTACCCGGAATAACAGGTGCAAAGGGAGATAAAGGAAACATGGGTCTTGGATTTGAAGGTCTGAAAGGTGATAAAGGTCATAAAGGAGAAGTAGGACCTCCTGGAATGTCTGATATTCATATACCGCTTACATCATCATCGGAAGTGGCTGGCCTACCAGGCGAAAAAGGAAACCCAGGAGAGAAG GGTGATAAGGGAGGCGATGGACCAAAAGGTGATGACGGTTTACCCGGGGATCATGGAATACCCGGTAGTCCTGGTCCGAAAGGAGAGAAAGGTTTGCCGGGAGCTCCGGGTATTCGC GGAAGGGATGGTTTCTCCGGTCCTCCAGGACCACCTGGACGCAAAGGAGATAGAGGTTACGATGGATTAGATGGACTTTCTGGACATCCTGGTCAGAAAGGAGAACCAGGACGAGACGGACCTTTGGGTGTTCCAGGATTGCGAGGACCTCCCGGTCCACCAGGA GGCGGAAAAGGGACACCAGGTCCACCAGGACCGAAAGGACCACAAGGGTTCCCCGGTCCTATTGGACCACGAGGTACTGATGGATATCCAGGCGATCCCGGACCAAGAGGTCCAATAGGTCTGATAGGAGGTCCGGGTTCGTCTGGTATTCCTGGTCCTGAAGGTGTGCCTGGAGATAAAGGATCGAAAGGAGAGCCTGGTATCGCAGGATTCCCTGGACCTACAGGGCCTCGTGGTTTTGATGGTCCACCTGGTCCAGCAGGTCCACGAGGTTTATCAGGGGAAAGAGGATTGTCGATAGTT GGCCCCAAAGGAATGGATGGAGCACCTGGTCTAGATGGAGAAAAGGGACAGAAAGGAGAACGCGGTTATGTAGGCCCACGTGGATATCCATGCGAGACTCCGGACGGAATTCCAGGATCACCGGGTGAAGCAGGTTCACCAGGAGAACCGGGAAATCCTGGAAGAGATGGTGTTCCAGGAATtccaggagagccaggagaaaaaggagaaattggAGGACGTTGTCAAGACTGTTTGCCAGGAATACGCGGACCAAAGGGGGATCGCGGTTTAGATGGTACTCCTGGATTCATTGGACCACGAGGGCCACCAGGAGAACGGGGTTTCCTTGGAGAAACTGGAGTTGATGGGTTACCTGGACCAATCGGTCCACCAGGCCCACCG GGAAAAGACGGCATACCAGGTGCACCAGGTCCTCAAGGAGAACCTGGAACACCTGCAGAAGTTCCATGGGATGCAATTAAATTAGAAAAAGGTGATAAAGGTATACGAGGTAAACCAGGAAGAATAGGTCCACCAGGGCCACAAGGTCCTATTGGCGAAAAGGGTGCTATTGGATTCGAAGGTTTCCCTGGAATTAAGGGTATTGCT GGAGATCGTGGTTTTCCTGGACAAGATGGTATTTCTGGAAGGCCAGGTACTCCTGGACGAAAAGGAGAAAGTGGTATCAGTGTGAAAGGAGAATCTGGTGAACCTGGACGACAAGGTTTACGTGGAGATAAAGGTGAACCTGGATTGGATGGCACAAAAGGGGAACCTG GTGTGTGCCCACCCCTTAATTTGACTAAGGGCCACAAAGGTAATAGAGGATTTCCTGGTGAAAGAGGAATACCTGGACCACCAGGAAGAGATGGATTTAAGGGCGACAAAGGTCTTCAAGGCTTTTTA GGTCCGCCTGGTATCATAGGATCAATTGGTGCTCCTGGACCAGTTGGTCCACGAGGATTACCTGGTCCTCGTGGTGATAAGGGCAATATGGGACCTATGGGTTTTCCTGGAGAGCCTGGTCGTGAAGGACCTAGAGGATTCCCAGGTGCACCAGCTCCGAAAGGAGATAAGGGTGAACCAGGAATATCAGTTAAGGGCAGTCGTGGTTTAGCTGGGCCTCCAGGAATACCAGGAGAAAGAGGTCTTCCAGGACCACCAGGAAAGGACGGCCTTGTTGGTTCCCCAGGTGCGCCAGGATTTGATGGAGAAAAGGGTGATATAGGAATTCCAGGAATAACTGGTTTACCGGGCGCGCCAGGTGAAAAAGGAGATACTGGTATAATTGGACCTGTGGGTCCTCCTGGTGTAGCAGGAACTCCTGGTATGGATGGAAACAAAG GTGAACCGGGATTAGCAGGAGAATCGGGTAGAGCAGGTCTTCCAGGATTCCCAGGTGTAAAAGGCGATCGTGGCGAAGAAGGTATAGACGGACCAAAAGGATTCCCTGGAAGACGAGGCTTACCTGGTGCACCAGGTAGGCATGGTGTGGAGGGTACAATTGGTATAAAGGGAGAAAAAGGCGAAAAAGGTCCTCCGGGTTTCCCTGGATTGCATGGAATGGAAGGAAAACCTGGACGTCCAGGACCACCTGGACCAAAAGGAAACGAAGGTCCTCCTGGCCCTATTGGCTTGGAAGGTCCTATAGGGAACGACGGAGTTAAAGGTGATCGAGGTCCAGTAGGATTGCCT GGACGTAAGGGAGACGCAGGTCTAGTGTCAGAGAAGGGTCAGAAAGGTGAACCGGGAATGCCGGGCGTCCGTGGACCTCCGGGTTCGCCTGGTAGAGATGGTTTTGATGGTGTGAAAGGAGAACCTGGTTTACCTGGAATTGGTAAAGATGGATTACCTGGTCTAAAGGGAGAACCTGGTATGCCAGGTCGGAACGGTTTACTGGGGTTACAAGGACAAAAAGGTGACACTGGAGTCAGAGGATTCACGGGACCTAAAGGAGATATA GGTCGATACGGTCCACCGGGTGAACCGGGACCACCTGGAATGGATGGCTTACCTGGTGAACCCGGTGATACTGGCCCACCTGGACCTCGTGGTTTCCCTGGTTTGGATGGTGAAATGGGAGCTCCAGGACATCCAGGACTTGACGGTGTTAAAGGAGATCGCGGTCCTCCAG GTACTTTTGGACTTTCTGGTATTCCTGGATCACCCGGAGAGAAAGGTGATCGTGGACCACCTGGACCAACGATTCAAGTTAAAGGTGAAAAAGGTGAACCAGGTATTCCTGGAGAAAACGGCATTCAAGGAGAAAAGGGAGAACGTGGTTTGGAAGGTATTGCTGGGTATGCCGGTGAAAAGGGAGACAGAGGTATAGAGGGTCCGGTCGGAAATCCAGGACCATCTGGACTTCCCGGTTTCAAGG GCGATAAAGGACAACCCGGAATTGAAGGTCCTCCGGGAATATGTAGTAAGGGTGAAAAAGGTTTACCAGGTTTGCCTGGAAAACATGGACGAAAAGGATTACCAGGGCGACCGGGAGAGAAGGGAGAGCAAGGATTGACTGGTTTGCCAGGACATAAAGGAGATCGGGGTCCTTTTGGGCCTATTGGTCCTCAGGGAGAAAAAGGTGATATGGGTCTTATGGGGATACCTGGTGCACCTGGTCGCGATGGAGTTTCTGGTCGTGACGGAATACCAGGTTCACCGGGTGAAAGAGGCGAGAAAGGAGATATGGGACCACTAGGACAACCTGGATATTTAGGGCAAAAGGGAGATATAGGATTCCCAG GTATTAATGGTTCGGACGGAATTcccggagaaaaaggagaaagaggCTGGAATGGTGTAAATGGTAGTCCTGGAATGCCTGGTGAGAAGGGTGATAGGGGATACCCTGGCGAAATAGGATTAATGGGCGTCGCTGGTTACCCTGGTCCAAAGGGTGAAAAGGGCGAAGATTGCATCGAACCACCGATGGGGCCGAAAGGAGATCGTGGATATCCGG GGCCGACTGGTATGCCAGGGCCACCAGGAGAAAAAGGACTTCCAGGACGAGAAGGAGTTCCAGGAATGATTGGATTGAAAGGTTCACAAGGACTTCCAGGACCTCCTGGAGCAGTTGGTTTACCAGGTTTACGAGGACCCCCTGGTACGACTGGAGTGACAGGTCCTCCAGGTCCTGTGGGTATTCCAGGTCCCTCGGGAGAACCAGGACATTCGTGCGAAGTTGCACCTGATTATCTTACTGGCATTTTATTGGTCAAGCACAGTCAAAGTCAATCGGTGCCTACTTGTGACGCAGGACACATTAAGCTCTGGGAAGGATACAGTTTGCTGTACACGGATGGCGATGAAAGAGCGCATTCGCAAGATTTAG GTTCCGCCGGCTCCTGTGTAAGACAGTTTTCGACGATGCCCTTCCTGTTCTGCGACGTCAACAACGTGTGCCACTACGCCAGCCGCAACGATCGTTCTTACTGGCTGACGACCAATAGTCCAATTCCCATGAATCCTGTCGAGGAGAAGAGCATAGAAGAACACATCTCCAG ATGCGTGGTATGCGAAGTTCCAGCGAACGTGCTAGCCGTACACAGCCAAGCACTCAACATTCCAGATTGTCCACCAGACTGGACCGGTCTTTGGATCGGATACAGTTTTCTGATG CACACGGGTGCCGGTTCTCAGGGCGGTGGACAGAGTCTGTCCAGTCCTGGATCCTGTCTGGAGGACTTCCGAGCGACGCCGTTCATCGAGTGCAACGGCGGCAAAGGACACTGCCATTATTACTCGAACGAGTTCAGCTTTTGGTTGGCCACTATCGAGCCGTGGCAACAGTTCCAAAAGCCCGATAAAAAGACCTTGAAGGCGGGAACCCTCAGGTCCCGAATTAGTCGCTGCCAAGTGTGTATCAAGAACACGTAG
- the Col4a1 gene encoding collagen type IV alpha 1 isoform X2, translating to MTRLGLRFVASVIFLAGIVSGQYNDTSWMNPPPVVPLGRGDIGKPNSTDDDYNTSSRWSFFTHNEGVEEAHRRDLDPYDDGRNYDDGYNRQPDGGEYGHRTGGYQDGYGDRGSYGHGQQPGSVDPYNQGVGDPYGQGAGDPYNQGTGDPYGRSRGSGDIHGLGAGGGQGLRDPYGDIYRESGGSVDALGRGFIDNAGHSPGYGTAGEGYGAAGDSDDYPSSYKAVPIPGRTSPKNCKGSSCCVPKCFAEKGSRGPPGMIGPQGPKGQRGFPGAEGLLGAKGEKGDPGPQGSRGLKGDRGKMGMPGFPGINGVPGVQGSPGAPGFPGRDGCNGTDGEPGIPGEPGSTGPRGFPGIAGPKGEKGQPAYAGMFPVGQKGEPGNDGVRGPRGPPGPQGKDGIQGPKGERGPYGVPGITGAKGDKGNMGLGFEGLKGDKGHKGEVGPPGMSDIHIPLTSSSEVAGLPGEKGNPGEKGDKGGDGPKGDDGLPGDHGIPGSPGPKGEKGLPGAPGIRGRDGFSGPPGPPGRKGDRGYDGLDGLSGHPGQKGEPGRDGPLGVPGLRGPPGPPGGGKGTPGPPGPKGPQGFPGPIGPRGTDGYPGDPGPRGPIGLIGGPGSSGIPGPEGVPGDKGSKGEPGIAGFPGPTGPRGFDGPPGPAGPRGLSGERGLSIVGPKGMDGAPGLDGEKGQKGERGYVGPRGYPCETPDGIPGSPGEAGSPGEPGNPGRDGVPGIPGEPGEKGEIGGRCQDCLPGIRGPKGDRGLDGTPGFIGPRGPPGERGFLGETGVDGLPGPIGPPGPPGKDGIPGAPGPQGEPGTPAEVPWDAIKLEKGDKGIRGKPGRIGPPGPQGPIGEKGAIGFEGFPGIKGIAGDRGFPGQDGISGRPGTPGRKGESGISVKGESGEPGRQGLRGDKGEPGLDGTKGEPGVCPPLNLTKGHKGNRGFPGERGIPGPPGRDGFKGDKGLQGFLGPPGIIGSIGAPGPVGPRGLPGPRGDKGNMGPMGFPGEPGREGPRGFPGAPAPKGDKGEPGISVKGSRGLAGPPGIPGERGLPGPPGKDGLVGSPGAPGFDGEKGDIGIPGITGLPGAPGEKGDTGIIGPVGPPGVAGTPGMDGNKGEPGLAGESGRAGLPGFPGVKGDRGEEGIDGPKGFPGRRGLPGAPGRHGVEGTIGIKGEKGEKGPPGFPGLHGMEGKPGRPGPPGPKGNEGPPGPIGLEGPIGNDGVKGDRGPVGLPGRKGDAGLVSEKGQKGEPGMPGVRGPPGSPGRDGFDGVKGEPGLPGIGKDGLPGLKGEPGMPGRNGLLGLQGQKGDTGVRGFTGPKGDIGRYGPPGEPGPPGMDGLPGEPGDTGPPGPRGFPGLDGEMGAPGHPGLDGVKGDRGPPGTFGLSGIPGSPGEKGDRGPPGPTIQVKGEKGEPGIPGENGIQGEKGERGLEGIAGYAGEKGDRGIEGPVGNPGPSGLPGFKGDKGQPGIEGPPGICSKGEKGLPGLPGKHGRKGLPGRPGEKGEQGLTGLPGHKGDRGPFGPIGPQGEKGDMGLMGIPGAPGRDGVSGRDGIPGSPGERGEKGDMGPLGQPGYLGQKGDIGFPGINGSDGIPGEKGERGWNGVNGSPGMPGEKGDRGYPGEIGLMGVAGYPGPKGEKGEDCIEPPMGPKGDRGYPGPTGMPGPPGEKGLPGREGVPGMIGLKGSQGLPGPPGAVGLPGLRGPPGTTGVTGPPGPVGIPGPSGEPGHSCEVAPDYLTGILLVKHSQSQSVPTCDAGHIKLWEGYSLLYTDGDERAHSQDLGSAGSCVRQFSTMPFLFCDVNNVCHYASRNDRSYWLTTNSPIPMNPVEEKSIEEHISRCVVCEVPANVLAVHSQALNIPDCPPDWTGLWIGYSFLMHTGAGSQGGGQSLSSPGSCLEDFRATPFIECNGGKGHCHYYSNEFSFWLATIEPWQQFQKPDKKTLKAGTLRSRISRCQVCIKNT from the exons GTGATCGAGGGTCTTACGGTCATGGACAACAACCAGGCTCCGTGGACCCTTACAATCAAGGAGTCGGCGATCCTTATGGTCAAGGAGCCGGTGATCCATACAATCAAGGAACCGGTGACCCTTATGGTAGATCTCGAGGTTCCGGTGACATCCACGGTCTAGGAGCGGGTGGGGGCCAAGGCCTCAGAGATCCTTACGGTGACATCTACAGAGAAAGTGGTGGATCTGTGGATGCTTTAGGCCGTGGATTTATTGACAATGCAGGACATTCACCAGGATACGGTACTGCTGGAGAAGGATACGGTGCTGCTGGAGACTCAGATGACTATCCGAGTAGCTACAAGGCTGTACCTATTCCAGGACGAACTTCGCCAAAGAATTGCAAGGGTTCCTCTTGCTGCGTGCCAAAATGCTTCGCGGAGAAAGGCTCCAGA GGTCCACCAGGTATGATAGGACCACAAGGTCCCAAAGGTCAAAGAGGATTTCCCGGAGCAGAAGGTCTTCTGGGAGCAAAAGGAGAGAAAGGTGATCCTGGCCCTCAGGGATCACGTGGTCTGAAAGGTGATAGA GGCAAAATGGGTATGCCTGGATTCCCTGGTATAAATGGTGTTCCTGGAGTTCAAGGTTCCCCAGGAGCTCCCGGTTTTCCTGGTCGAGACGGATGCAACGGAACAGAT GGTGAACCTGGTATTCCTGGTGAACCTGGTTCAACAGGTCCACGTGGTTTTCCAGGTATCGCCGGTCCCAAAGGAGAGAAAGGACAACCGGCATACGCTGGAATGTTTCCTGTCGGTCAAAAAGGTGAACCAGGTAACGATGGTGTAAGAGGACCGCGGGGACCACCAGGTCCTCAAGGGAAAGACGGAATACAAGGGCCAAAAGGTGAACGCGGACCATAT GGTGTACCCGGAATAACAGGTGCAAAGGGAGATAAAGGAAACATGGGTCTTGGATTTGAAGGTCTGAAAGGTGATAAAGGTCATAAAGGAGAAGTAGGACCTCCTGGAATGTCTGATATTCATATACCGCTTACATCATCATCGGAAGTGGCTGGCCTACCAGGCGAAAAAGGAAACCCAGGAGAGAAG GGTGATAAGGGAGGCGATGGACCAAAAGGTGATGACGGTTTACCCGGGGATCATGGAATACCCGGTAGTCCTGGTCCGAAAGGAGAGAAAGGTTTGCCGGGAGCTCCGGGTATTCGC GGAAGGGATGGTTTCTCCGGTCCTCCAGGACCACCTGGACGCAAAGGAGATAGAGGTTACGATGGATTAGATGGACTTTCTGGACATCCTGGTCAGAAAGGAGAACCAGGACGAGACGGACCTTTGGGTGTTCCAGGATTGCGAGGACCTCCCGGTCCACCAGGA GGCGGAAAAGGGACACCAGGTCCACCAGGACCGAAAGGACCACAAGGGTTCCCCGGTCCTATTGGACCACGAGGTACTGATGGATATCCAGGCGATCCCGGACCAAGAGGTCCAATAGGTCTGATAGGAGGTCCGGGTTCGTCTGGTATTCCTGGTCCTGAAGGTGTGCCTGGAGATAAAGGATCGAAAGGAGAGCCTGGTATCGCAGGATTCCCTGGACCTACAGGGCCTCGTGGTTTTGATGGTCCACCTGGTCCAGCAGGTCCACGAGGTTTATCAGGGGAAAGAGGATTGTCGATAGTT GGCCCCAAAGGAATGGATGGAGCACCTGGTCTAGATGGAGAAAAGGGACAGAAAGGAGAACGCGGTTATGTAGGCCCACGTGGATATCCATGCGAGACTCCGGACGGAATTCCAGGATCACCGGGTGAAGCAGGTTCACCAGGAGAACCGGGAAATCCTGGAAGAGATGGTGTTCCAGGAATtccaggagagccaggagaaaaaggagaaattggAGGACGTTGTCAAGACTGTTTGCCAGGAATACGCGGACCAAAGGGGGATCGCGGTTTAGATGGTACTCCTGGATTCATTGGACCACGAGGGCCACCAGGAGAACGGGGTTTCCTTGGAGAAACTGGAGTTGATGGGTTACCTGGACCAATCGGTCCACCAGGCCCACCG GGAAAAGACGGCATACCAGGTGCACCAGGTCCTCAAGGAGAACCTGGAACACCTGCAGAAGTTCCATGGGATGCAATTAAATTAGAAAAAGGTGATAAAGGTATACGAGGTAAACCAGGAAGAATAGGTCCACCAGGGCCACAAGGTCCTATTGGCGAAAAGGGTGCTATTGGATTCGAAGGTTTCCCTGGAATTAAGGGTATTGCT GGAGATCGTGGTTTTCCTGGACAAGATGGTATTTCTGGAAGGCCAGGTACTCCTGGACGAAAAGGAGAAAGTGGTATCAGTGTGAAAGGAGAATCTGGTGAACCTGGACGACAAGGTTTACGTGGAGATAAAGGTGAACCTGGATTGGATGGCACAAAAGGGGAACCTG GTGTGTGCCCACCCCTTAATTTGACTAAGGGCCACAAAGGTAATAGAGGATTTCCTGGTGAAAGAGGAATACCTGGACCACCAGGAAGAGATGGATTTAAGGGCGACAAAGGTCTTCAAGGCTTTTTA GGTCCGCCTGGTATCATAGGATCAATTGGTGCTCCTGGACCAGTTGGTCCACGAGGATTACCTGGTCCTCGTGGTGATAAGGGCAATATGGGACCTATGGGTTTTCCTGGAGAGCCTGGTCGTGAAGGACCTAGAGGATTCCCAGGTGCACCAGCTCCGAAAGGAGATAAGGGTGAACCAGGAATATCAGTTAAGGGCAGTCGTGGTTTAGCTGGGCCTCCAGGAATACCAGGAGAAAGAGGTCTTCCAGGACCACCAGGAAAGGACGGCCTTGTTGGTTCCCCAGGTGCGCCAGGATTTGATGGAGAAAAGGGTGATATAGGAATTCCAGGAATAACTGGTTTACCGGGCGCGCCAGGTGAAAAAGGAGATACTGGTATAATTGGACCTGTGGGTCCTCCTGGTGTAGCAGGAACTCCTGGTATGGATGGAAACAAAG GTGAACCGGGATTAGCAGGAGAATCGGGTAGAGCAGGTCTTCCAGGATTCCCAGGTGTAAAAGGCGATCGTGGCGAAGAAGGTATAGACGGACCAAAAGGATTCCCTGGAAGACGAGGCTTACCTGGTGCACCAGGTAGGCATGGTGTGGAGGGTACAATTGGTATAAAGGGAGAAAAAGGCGAAAAAGGTCCTCCGGGTTTCCCTGGATTGCATGGAATGGAAGGAAAACCTGGACGTCCAGGACCACCTGGACCAAAAGGAAACGAAGGTCCTCCTGGCCCTATTGGCTTGGAAGGTCCTATAGGGAACGACGGAGTTAAAGGTGATCGAGGTCCAGTAGGATTGCCT GGACGTAAGGGAGACGCAGGTCTAGTGTCAGAGAAGGGTCAGAAAGGTGAACCGGGAATGCCGGGCGTCCGTGGACCTCCGGGTTCGCCTGGTAGAGATGGTTTTGATGGTGTGAAAGGAGAACCTGGTTTACCTGGAATTGGTAAAGATGGATTACCTGGTCTAAAGGGAGAACCTGGTATGCCAGGTCGGAACGGTTTACTGGGGTTACAAGGACAAAAAGGTGACACTGGAGTCAGAGGATTCACGGGACCTAAAGGAGATATA GGTCGATACGGTCCACCGGGTGAACCGGGACCACCTGGAATGGATGGCTTACCTGGTGAACCCGGTGATACTGGCCCACCTGGACCTCGTGGTTTCCCTGGTTTGGATGGTGAAATGGGAGCTCCAGGACATCCAGGACTTGACGGTGTTAAAGGAGATCGCGGTCCTCCAG GTACTTTTGGACTTTCTGGTATTCCTGGATCACCCGGAGAGAAAGGTGATCGTGGACCACCTGGACCAACGATTCAAGTTAAAGGTGAAAAAGGTGAACCAGGTATTCCTGGAGAAAACGGCATTCAAGGAGAAAAGGGAGAACGTGGTTTGGAAGGTATTGCTGGGTATGCCGGTGAAAAGGGAGACAGAGGTATAGAGGGTCCGGTCGGAAATCCAGGACCATCTGGACTTCCCGGTTTCAAGG GCGATAAAGGACAACCCGGAATTGAAGGTCCTCCGGGAATATGTAGTAAGGGTGAAAAAGGTTTACCAGGTTTGCCTGGAAAACATGGACGAAAAGGATTACCAGGGCGACCGGGAGAGAAGGGAGAGCAAGGATTGACTGGTTTGCCAGGACATAAAGGAGATCGGGGTCCTTTTGGGCCTATTGGTCCTCAGGGAGAAAAAGGTGATATGGGTCTTATGGGGATACCTGGTGCACCTGGTCGCGATGGAGTTTCTGGTCGTGACGGAATACCAGGTTCACCGGGTGAAAGAGGCGAGAAAGGAGATATGGGACCACTAGGACAACCTGGATATTTAGGGCAAAAGGGAGATATAGGATTCCCAG GTATTAATGGTTCGGACGGAATTcccggagaaaaaggagaaagaggCTGGAATGGTGTAAATGGTAGTCCTGGAATGCCTGGTGAGAAGGGTGATAGGGGATACCCTGGCGAAATAGGATTAATGGGCGTCGCTGGTTACCCTGGTCCAAAGGGTGAAAAGGGCGAAGATTGCATCGAACCACCGATGGGGCCGAAAGGAGATCGTGGATATCCGG GGCCGACTGGTATGCCAGGGCCACCAGGAGAAAAAGGACTTCCAGGACGAGAAGGAGTTCCAGGAATGATTGGATTGAAAGGTTCACAAGGACTTCCAGGACCTCCTGGAGCAGTTGGTTTACCAGGTTTACGAGGACCCCCTGGTACGACTGGAGTGACAGGTCCTCCAGGTCCTGTGGGTATTCCAGGTCCCTCGGGAGAACCAGGACATTCGTGCGAAGTTGCACCTGATTATCTTACTGGCATTTTATTGGTCAAGCACAGTCAAAGTCAATCGGTGCCTACTTGTGACGCAGGACACATTAAGCTCTGGGAAGGATACAGTTTGCTGTACACGGATGGCGATGAAAGAGCGCATTCGCAAGATTTAG GTTCCGCCGGCTCCTGTGTAAGACAGTTTTCGACGATGCCCTTCCTGTTCTGCGACGTCAACAACGTGTGCCACTACGCCAGCCGCAACGATCGTTCTTACTGGCTGACGACCAATAGTCCAATTCCCATGAATCCTGTCGAGGAGAAGAGCATAGAAGAACACATCTCCAG ATGCGTGGTATGCGAAGTTCCAGCGAACGTGCTAGCCGTACACAGCCAAGCACTCAACATTCCAGATTGTCCACCAGACTGGACCGGTCTTTGGATCGGATACAGTTTTCTGATG CACACGGGTGCCGGTTCTCAGGGCGGTGGACAGAGTCTGTCCAGTCCTGGATCCTGTCTGGAGGACTTCCGAGCGACGCCGTTCATCGAGTGCAACGGCGGCAAAGGACACTGCCATTATTACTCGAACGAGTTCAGCTTTTGGTTGGCCACTATCGAGCCGTGGCAACAGTTCCAAAAGCCCGATAAAAAGACCTTGAAGGCGGGAACCCTCAGGTCCCGAATTAGTCGCTGCCAAGTGTGTATCAAGAACACGTAG